One window from the genome of Cricetulus griseus strain 17A/GY chromosome 2, alternate assembly CriGri-PICRH-1.0, whole genome shotgun sequence encodes:
- the LOC100774785 gene encoding cytochrome c oxidase subunit 7C, mitochondrial, with amino-acid sequence MLGQSVQRFTTSVVRRSHYEDGLGKNLPFSVENKWQLLAMMTVYFGSGFAAPFFIFRHQLLKK; translated from the coding sequence ATGTTGGGCCAAAGTGTCCAGAGGTTCACCACCTCCGTGGTCCGTCGCAGCCACTATGAGGACGGCCTGGGGAAGAATTTGCCATTTTCAGTGGAAAACAAGTGGCAGTTACTGGCTATGATGACTGTGTACTTTGGATCTGGATTTGCTGCTCCCTTCTTTATATTTAGGCACCAACTACTcaaaaaatga